The following are encoded together in the Bacillus sp. V2I10 genome:
- a CDS encoding family 43 glycosylhydrolase, producing the protein MNEYNVKNPLIEQRADPFIYKHSDGYYYFTASVPEYDRIELRRSETIQGLTDAEAKTIWIKHETGIMSANIWAPEIHYVNENWYVYFAAARSTETKDGLFDHRMFVLENSSANPLEGDWVEKGQVKTKWESFALDATTFEHKGIRYYVWAQKDPEITGNSNLYIAEMENPWTLKGEQVCITAPEYDWEKIGFLVNEGAAVLKRNGRIFISYSASATDFNYCMGLLTADENSDLLDPASWKKSSIPVFTTNEETAQYGPGHNCFTVSEDGSKDILVYHARNYKEIEGDPLYDPNRHTRVQAIEWNEDGTPNFGVPAPDTKPVLNNKY; encoded by the coding sequence ATGAATGAATACAATGTGAAAAATCCGCTAATTGAACAACGAGCAGATCCATTTATTTATAAACATTCAGATGGATACTACTACTTCACTGCTTCAGTACCAGAATATGACCGAATTGAGCTTCGCCGCTCTGAAACTATTCAAGGCTTAACTGACGCAGAAGCAAAAACGATATGGATAAAACATGAGACTGGGATTATGAGTGCTAATATTTGGGCTCCGGAGATTCATTATGTCAATGAAAACTGGTATGTATATTTCGCTGCTGCAAGATCAACTGAAACAAAGGACGGATTATTTGATCACCGCATGTTTGTACTCGAAAATTCTTCTGCTAATCCGTTAGAAGGGGACTGGGTGGAAAAAGGCCAAGTAAAAACGAAATGGGAATCCTTTGCTTTAGATGCAACAACATTTGAACATAAAGGGATTAGATACTATGTTTGGGCGCAAAAAGATCCAGAAATTACCGGTAATTCTAACTTGTATATCGCTGAAATGGAGAACCCATGGACACTCAAAGGTGAACAGGTTTGTATTACAGCCCCTGAATACGATTGGGAAAAGATTGGCTTCTTAGTGAATGAAGGTGCAGCAGTTCTTAAACGAAATGGTCGAATTTTCATTTCATATTCAGCAAGTGCAACTGACTTCAACTATTGTATGGGATTATTAACGGCTGATGAAAACAGTGATTTACTAGATCCGGCATCATGGAAAAAATCCTCTATTCCTGTTTTTACAACGAATGAAGAAACTGCACAATATGGACCAGGTCATAATTGCTTCACTGTTTCTGAAGATGGATCAAAAGATATTCTCGTTTACCACGCGAGAAATTATAAAGAAATTGAAGGTGATCCTTTGTATGATCCAAACCGGCATACACGCGTTCAGGCTATTGAATGGAATGAAGATGGAACACCTAATTTTGGCGTCCCAGCACCAGATACGAAACCTGTTCTTAATAATAAATATTAA
- a CDS encoding carbohydrate ABC transporter permease, with protein sequence MTDIIIFILLSVGAVFMVAPLLWMFSTSFKDIQEVYALPPVWIPESFNAIKYIEIWEKGPLFSGITNSLIVAVSVTVIGTFTSSLAAFAFGKMNFPFKNQLFLLLLTAMMIPYPVVMIPQFMIFSQIGWVDTLLPLIVPGLFGNIIMVFFLRQYLTSIPNSIIEAAKIDGCSYFKIFYKIIFPLVKPAVAAQLILWFMAIWNDYLGPILYLNSPEKQTLQLVIANFNSTYAIQSDYPLIMAASVVSLLPMLIVFIVFQKQIIESVAISGVKG encoded by the coding sequence ATGACTGATATTATTATTTTCATTTTGTTGAGTGTTGGGGCTGTTTTTATGGTGGCGCCACTCTTATGGATGTTTTCAACATCCTTTAAAGATATTCAAGAAGTTTATGCACTGCCTCCAGTATGGATTCCAGAGTCATTTAATGCTATTAAGTATATAGAAATTTGGGAAAAGGGTCCATTATTTAGCGGGATTACTAATAGTTTAATAGTGGCGGTTTCAGTTACTGTTATTGGAACATTTACTTCTAGTTTAGCTGCATTTGCATTTGGAAAAATGAATTTCCCATTCAAGAATCAATTATTTCTGTTGTTATTAACAGCTATGATGATTCCTTATCCAGTGGTAATGATACCTCAATTTATGATTTTTTCGCAAATTGGATGGGTTGATACGCTCTTACCGTTAATTGTCCCAGGATTGTTTGGAAATATTATTATGGTTTTCTTCCTGCGACAATATTTAACAAGTATCCCAAACTCAATTATCGAGGCTGCCAAAATCGACGGATGTTCATACTTTAAGATCTTTTACAAAATTATTTTTCCATTAGTGAAACCAGCAGTCGCAGCACAGCTAATCCTGTGGTTTATGGCTATATGGAATGATTATCTCGGACCGATTTTGTACTTGAATTCTCCTGAGAAACAAACATTACAACTTGTTATTGCAAACTTTAACTCTACTTATGCCATACAAAGTGATTATCCATTAATCATGGCTGCATCAGTTGTATCCTTACTTCCAATGTTAATAGTGTTTATCGTTTTCCAAAAACAGATTATCGAATCAGTTGCAATATCAGGAGTAAAAGGATAA
- a CDS encoding sugar ABC transporter substrate-binding protein, which translates to MMLLAILVVVVTGVLGACNKDSASTDEGEVTLSFMFSGQPQEQTAYKNVVKKFEESHPKVKVKTVVTAGDQYDTKLQAAIAGKSVPDVFYYNPGNLKAYVNSGVLMDITELVENADGVDLSKIWEIGLDKYRYDGEVAGQGALYGLPKDLGPFAFGYNKTMFEEAGIPLPDPDKPYTMEEFLEVNKQLTKDKDGDGKLDQWGTGLNVNWSLQPFVWSNGADWLDETHTKVTIDDPKFIEALQYFADLQNVHKVTPSIAEGQTLDTYQRWMQGQIGFFPVGPWDMGAYKDLKFEYDLLPWPVGSTGQTKAWIGSLGIGVSSKTENAELAAELALYLSADEEGQQALVDQQVQLPNNTDVAAAWAADTSIKPANKQEFLDIIGDYGRDLPTNFTYTGEWYDEFFKNIQPVIDGKKTAKKYVKEAQPKMQELLEKSIKQEEQSKN; encoded by the coding sequence ATGATGTTATTGGCTATTTTAGTTGTTGTGGTAACTGGGGTTCTAGGTGCATGTAACAAAGATAGTGCCAGTACTGATGAAGGTGAAGTTACCCTTTCATTTATGTTTAGTGGACAACCTCAAGAACAGACAGCATATAAAAATGTTGTGAAAAAGTTTGAAGAATCACATCCTAAAGTTAAAGTAAAAACTGTTGTAACAGCAGGTGATCAATACGATACGAAATTACAAGCTGCAATTGCTGGTAAAAGCGTTCCGGATGTATTTTATTATAATCCTGGTAATTTAAAAGCTTATGTAAACTCAGGTGTTTTAATGGATATTACAGAATTAGTTGAAAATGCTGATGGTGTAGACTTATCTAAAATATGGGAAATTGGTTTGGATAAATACCGCTATGATGGGGAAGTAGCCGGCCAAGGCGCTCTGTATGGACTGCCAAAAGATTTAGGGCCTTTCGCATTTGGTTATAACAAAACAATGTTTGAAGAAGCTGGAATTCCATTACCGGATCCAGACAAACCGTATACAATGGAAGAATTCCTAGAAGTGAATAAGCAGTTAACGAAGGATAAAGATGGTGATGGAAAACTAGACCAATGGGGTACTGGGCTTAATGTTAACTGGTCATTGCAGCCATTTGTATGGAGTAATGGTGCGGATTGGTTAGATGAGACACATACAAAAGTAACGATTGACGATCCAAAATTCATAGAAGCTTTACAATACTTTGCTGACTTACAAAACGTTCATAAAGTAACACCATCTATTGCAGAAGGTCAAACTCTTGATACATACCAAAGATGGATGCAGGGGCAAATAGGTTTCTTCCCGGTTGGTCCTTGGGACATGGGAGCTTATAAAGACTTGAAATTTGAATATGATTTATTGCCATGGCCAGTGGGTTCTACAGGACAGACGAAAGCATGGATTGGTTCACTGGGAATTGGTGTATCAAGTAAAACAGAAAATGCCGAGCTGGCTGCTGAACTTGCCTTATATTTATCAGCTGATGAAGAAGGACAACAAGCATTAGTAGATCAACAAGTACAGTTGCCGAATAACACAGATGTTGCGGCAGCGTGGGCCGCAGACACTTCAATCAAACCAGCTAATAAACAAGAATTCTTGGATATAATTGGGGACTACGGCCGTGACTTGCCAACTAACTTTACTTATACCGGTGAATGGTATGATGAATTCTTTAAAAACATCCAACCTGTTATAGATGGTAAAAAGACTGCGAAAAAATATGTAAAAGAAGCACAGCCGAAAATGCAGGAACTTTTGGAAAAGTCCATTAAACAAGAAGAACAGTCCAAGAATTAA
- a CDS encoding carbohydrate ABC transporter permease, with the protein MQKTSKLYQSERRNAYLFIAAPVLGYILFILLPTLYSFYGSFTNWNGLGQMNFIGFTNYLDLLSDESFHKTMINTLFMMLGIPLGLILALLLAMGLNRAIFGTEVFRVIYYVPVISSIAAISILWQWAYNGDYGLVNQFLNIFGIDGPSWLMNKDTVKPALILMTVWKGLGYSMLLYLAALQSVPKTYYEAAILDGANSFQVFRHITLPMVKPVTFFIVVTSIIGGAQIFTEINVMTPTGGPEFASATVVFYIWQKAFGNFEMGYGSAMAVVLGLFIFIVTYIQFKINEKSSFELD; encoded by the coding sequence ATGCAAAAAACGTCTAAGCTTTATCAAAGTGAGCGCAGAAATGCTTATTTATTTATAGCCGCACCTGTTCTAGGATACATTTTATTTATTTTATTGCCTACACTATATTCTTTTTACGGGTCATTTACAAATTGGAATGGTTTAGGACAAATGAACTTTATCGGATTTACAAATTATTTAGACCTTCTAAGTGATGAATCTTTTCATAAAACAATGATTAATACTTTATTTATGATGCTTGGTATTCCATTAGGACTTATTTTAGCTTTATTACTTGCGATGGGATTAAATAGAGCTATATTTGGGACTGAAGTTTTTAGAGTGATTTATTATGTACCTGTTATCTCATCAATTGCTGCAATTTCAATTCTTTGGCAATGGGCCTATAACGGTGATTATGGATTGGTGAACCAATTTTTAAATATTTTTGGAATTGATGGTCCAAGCTGGTTAATGAATAAAGACACTGTAAAACCTGCTTTAATCCTTATGACGGTTTGGAAAGGGCTTGGATATAGCATGCTATTATATTTGGCTGCTCTGCAAAGTGTTCCAAAAACGTATTATGAAGCAGCAATATTAGATGGCGCTAATAGTTTTCAAGTATTCAGACATATTACATTACCGATGGTTAAGCCAGTTACATTTTTTATCGTTGTAACCTCAATTATTGGAGGAGCACAAATTTTCACGGAAATTAATGTTATGACACCAACGGGTGGACCAGAGTTTGCCTCTGCAACTGTGGTATTTTATATTTGGCAGAAGGCTTTCGGGAATTTTGAAATGGGTTATGGATCTGCAATGGCAGTTGTACTTGGTCTCTTTATCTTTATCGTTACTTACATTCAATTTAAAATAAATGAAAAATCATCATTTGAGCTTGATTAA